One window of Ignavibacteria bacterium genomic DNA carries:
- the def gene encoding peptide deformylase: protein MSVLPINVYGDKILKQKAKKVQNVDQKTLQLIQDMFETMRESDGVGLAANQVGVRDSIIVADLSQVEGYEDTKPTVIINPEIILGEGNSSYEEGCLSLPGIRLNIERPERIKLRFQDTDLIIHEKYFEGLFGRVLQHEIDHLNGVLLTDRISDEEKKNLNESLNNIVNRTVEVNYEIS from the coding sequence ATGTCAGTTTTACCGATAAATGTTTATGGAGATAAAATTCTCAAACAAAAAGCAAAAAAAGTGCAAAATGTTGATCAAAAAACTTTACAACTAATCCAAGACATGTTTGAAACGATGAGAGAAAGTGATGGTGTGGGATTGGCTGCGAATCAAGTTGGTGTTAGAGACTCAATTATTGTGGCTGATCTTTCTCAGGTTGAGGGATATGAAGATACGAAACCAACAGTAATTATTAATCCTGAAATTATTTTGGGCGAGGGGAATTCATCTTATGAAGAAGGATGTCTAAGTCTACCGGGTATAAGATTAAATATTGAACGACCGGAAAGAATTAAACTTAGATTTCAAGATACTGATTTAATAATTCATGAAAAATATTTCGAAGGCTTGTTCGGCAGAGTTCTACAACATGAAATTGATCATCTAAATGGAGTTCTTCTTACCGATCGGATATCAGATGAGGAGAAAAAAAACTTAAATGAGTCACTTAATAATATTGTCAATAGAACTGTGGAAGTCAATTACGAAATTTCATAA